A single region of the Lycium barbarum isolate Lr01 chromosome 2, ASM1917538v2, whole genome shotgun sequence genome encodes:
- the LOC132624788 gene encoding isocitrate dehydrogenase [NADP] isoform X1, whose product MAFEKINVQNPIVEMDGDEMTRVIWKSIKDKLILPFLELDIKYFDLGLPHRDATDDKVTVESAEATQKYNVAIKCATITPDETRMTEFNLKSMWRSPNGTIRNILNGTVFREPIMCKNIPRLVPGWTKPICIGRHAFGDQYRATDTVIKGAGKLKLVFVPEGSDEKTEFEVYNFTGAGGVALSMYNTDESVRAFAEASMNMAYQKKWPLYLSTKNTILKKYDGRFKDIFQEVYEANWKSKYEEAGIWYEHRLIDDMVAYALKSEGGYVWACKNYDGDVQSDFLAQGFGSLGLMTSVLVCPDGKTIEAEAAHGTVTRHYRVHQKGGETSTNSIASIFAWTRGLAHRAKLDNNERLLDFTEKLEAACIGAVESGKMTKDLALIIHGSKLSREHYLNTEEFIDAVADELKARLLKAKA is encoded by the exons ATGGCATTCGAGAAAATCAACGTTCAAAACCCCATCGTTGAGATGGACG GAGATGAAAtgacacgagttatttggaaatCAATCAAGGATAAG CTCATCCTTCCCTTTCTGGAGTTGGATATAAAATACTTTGACCTTGGCCTTCCCCACCGTGATGCCACAGATGATAAAGTTACAGTTGAAAGTGCGGAAGCCACTCAAAA GTACAACGTAGCTATTAAGTGTGCAACCATTACTCCAG ATGAGACCCGTATGACGGAGTTTAACTTGAAATCCATGTGGAGGAGCCCAAATGGGACAATCAGAAACATCCTAAATG GAACGGTCTTTAGAGAACCAATTATGTGCAAAAATATTCCCCGACTTGTCCCAG GCTGGACTAAACCAATATGCATTGGTAGACATGCGTTTGGAGATCAATACCGAGCTACTGATACAGTTATTAAAGGAGCTGGAAAACTCAAATTGGTGTTTG tgccagaaggatcagacgagAAGACTGAATTTGAAGTTTACAACTTTACTGGTGCTGGTGGAGTAGCTTTATCCATGTACAACACAGACGAG TCTGTTCGCGCATTTGCTGAGGCGTCAATGAACATGGCATACCAAAAGAAATGGCCCCTCTATCTTAGTACAAAGAATACCATTCTGAAGAAATATGATGGGAG GTTCAAGGACATCTTCCAAGAAGTTTATGAAGCAAATTGGAAGTCCAAGTATGAGGAAGCTGGAATTTG GTACGAACACCGTCTTATCGACGATATGGTTGCTTATGCTTTAAAGAGTGAAGGTGGTTATGTATGGGCCTGCAAGAATTATGATGGTGATGTACAAAGTGATTTCTTAGCACAAG GTTTTGGATCCCTTGGGTTGATGACATCTGTCCTG GTGTGTCCTGATGGGAAGACCATTGAGGCTGAAGCAGCTCATGGAACTGTTACTCGCCACTACAGGGTTCACCAGAAAGGTGGTGAAACCAGCACAAACAGCATTGCCTCGATCTTTGCCTGGACTCGTGGACTTGCACACAG GGCAAAGTTGGACAACAATGAAAGGCTCTTGGACTTTACTGAGAAACTAGAGGCAGCATGCATTGGTGCAGTGGAATCTGGAAAGATGACCAAAGATCTTGCACTCATCATCCATGGGTCCAA GCTTTCAAGAGAGCATTACCTGAACACCGAAGAGTTCATTGACGCTGTGGCCGATGAGCTCAAAGCAAGACTGCTGAAAGCAAAGGCCTAA
- the LOC132624788 gene encoding isocitrate dehydrogenase [NADP] isoform X2 — translation MTRVIWKSIKDKLILPFLELDIKYFDLGLPHRDATDDKVTVESAEATQKYNVAIKCATITPDETRMTEFNLKSMWRSPNGTIRNILNGTVFREPIMCKNIPRLVPGWTKPICIGRHAFGDQYRATDTVIKGAGKLKLVFVPEGSDEKTEFEVYNFTGAGGVALSMYNTDESVRAFAEASMNMAYQKKWPLYLSTKNTILKKYDGRFKDIFQEVYEANWKSKYEEAGIWYEHRLIDDMVAYALKSEGGYVWACKNYDGDVQSDFLAQGFGSLGLMTSVLVCPDGKTIEAEAAHGTVTRHYRVHQKGGETSTNSIASIFAWTRGLAHRAKLDNNERLLDFTEKLEAACIGAVESGKMTKDLALIIHGSKLSREHYLNTEEFIDAVADELKARLLKAKA, via the exons AtgacacgagttatttggaaatCAATCAAGGATAAG CTCATCCTTCCCTTTCTGGAGTTGGATATAAAATACTTTGACCTTGGCCTTCCCCACCGTGATGCCACAGATGATAAAGTTACAGTTGAAAGTGCGGAAGCCACTCAAAA GTACAACGTAGCTATTAAGTGTGCAACCATTACTCCAG ATGAGACCCGTATGACGGAGTTTAACTTGAAATCCATGTGGAGGAGCCCAAATGGGACAATCAGAAACATCCTAAATG GAACGGTCTTTAGAGAACCAATTATGTGCAAAAATATTCCCCGACTTGTCCCAG GCTGGACTAAACCAATATGCATTGGTAGACATGCGTTTGGAGATCAATACCGAGCTACTGATACAGTTATTAAAGGAGCTGGAAAACTCAAATTGGTGTTTG tgccagaaggatcagacgagAAGACTGAATTTGAAGTTTACAACTTTACTGGTGCTGGTGGAGTAGCTTTATCCATGTACAACACAGACGAG TCTGTTCGCGCATTTGCTGAGGCGTCAATGAACATGGCATACCAAAAGAAATGGCCCCTCTATCTTAGTACAAAGAATACCATTCTGAAGAAATATGATGGGAG GTTCAAGGACATCTTCCAAGAAGTTTATGAAGCAAATTGGAAGTCCAAGTATGAGGAAGCTGGAATTTG GTACGAACACCGTCTTATCGACGATATGGTTGCTTATGCTTTAAAGAGTGAAGGTGGTTATGTATGGGCCTGCAAGAATTATGATGGTGATGTACAAAGTGATTTCTTAGCACAAG GTTTTGGATCCCTTGGGTTGATGACATCTGTCCTG GTGTGTCCTGATGGGAAGACCATTGAGGCTGAAGCAGCTCATGGAACTGTTACTCGCCACTACAGGGTTCACCAGAAAGGTGGTGAAACCAGCACAAACAGCATTGCCTCGATCTTTGCCTGGACTCGTGGACTTGCACACAG GGCAAAGTTGGACAACAATGAAAGGCTCTTGGACTTTACTGAGAAACTAGAGGCAGCATGCATTGGTGCAGTGGAATCTGGAAAGATGACCAAAGATCTTGCACTCATCATCCATGGGTCCAA GCTTTCAAGAGAGCATTACCTGAACACCGAAGAGTTCATTGACGCTGTGGCCGATGAGCTCAAAGCAAGACTGCTGAAAGCAAAGGCCTAA
- the LOC132624779 gene encoding protein neprosin-like, with protein sequence MAHFSRKRGVFATVFMLVYLLSLSCAARLSVSRQKLEVEKHLKRVNKTPIKSIESADGDIIDCVHISQQPAFDHPFLKDHKIQMRPSYHPEGLYDEEKTSTKSKESTNPITQLWHMNGRCPEDTIPVRRTKKDDVLRASSVKRYGKKKHRAFPKPRSTDPDLTNESGHQHAIAYVEGDKYYGAKATINVWEPKVQQSNEFSLSQLWLLGGSFGEDLNSIEAGWQVSPDLYGDNNTRLFTYWTSDAYQATGCYNLLCSGFIQVSSAIAMGASISPVSAYRNSQYDINILIWKDPKEGHWWMQFGNDYVLGYWPSFLFSYLAESASMIEWGGEVVNSRPDGKHTATQMGSGRFPEEGFGKSSYFRNIQVVDSSNNLKSPKDLGTFTEQSNCYDVQTGSNEDWGHHFYYGGPGRNPNCQ encoded by the exons ATGGCGCATTTTAGCAGGAAAAGAGGAGTTTTTGCTACAGTGTTCATGTTGGTTTACTTGCTCTCATTATCTTGTGCTGCTAGGCTTTCTGTTTCAAGACAGAAGCTTGAGGTTGAGAAACACTTGAAAAGGGTTAATAAAACTCCCATTAAAAGCATTGAG AGTGCAGATGGGGATATCATTGACTGTGTACACATCTCTCAGCAACCAGCTTTTGACCACCCATTCCTCAAAGATCACAAAATCcag ATGAGACCTAGCTACCATCCAGAAGGGCTTTATGATGAGGAAAAAACGTCCACAAAGTCTAAAGAAAGTACTAATCCCATTACTCAATTGTGGCATATGAATGGAAGATGTCCTGAGGACACTATTCCTGTAAGGAGAACAAAAAAAGATGATGTTTTAAGGGCAAGTTCTGTCAAAAGGTATGGTAAGAAGAAGCATAGAGCCTTTCCTAAGCCCAGGTCTACAGATCCTGACCTTACCAATGAAAGTGGCCATCAG CATGCAATAGCTTATGTTGAAGGAGACAAGTATTATGGAGCTAAGGCAACTATTAATGTGTGGGAACCTAAGGTACAACAGTCAAATGAGTTCAGCTTGTCTCAGCTTTGGCTTCTTGGTGGATCTTTTGGTGAAGATCTAAACAGCATTGAAGCTGGTTGGCAG GTTAGCCCTGACCTCTATGGTGACAATAACACAAGACTCTTCACTTACTGGACT AGTGATGCATATCAAGCAACAGGCTGCTACAACCTTCTTTGCTCAGGTTTCATTCAAGTAAGCAGTGCAATAGCTATGGGAGCAAGCATTTCACCTGTTTCAGCCTATAGAAATTCCCAATATGATATCAATATTCTTATCTGGAAG GATCCAAAAGAAGGACATTGGTGGATGCAATTTGGAAATGACTATGTGTTAGGATATTGGCCATCTTTCTTGTTCTCCTATTTGGCTGAGAGTGCATCCATGATAGAATGGGGTGGAGAAGTGGTAAATTCACGGCCAGATGGTAAACATACAGCTACACAAATGGGAAGTGGTAGATTTCCAGAAGAAGGTTTTGGCAAGTCAAGTTATTTCAGAAATATTCaagttgttgacagctcaaataATCTTAAATCTCCAAAAGATCTTGGCACTTTCACTGAACAATCCAACTGTTATGATGTCCAAACAGGAAGTAATGAAGATTGGGGCCATCACTTTTACTATGGAGGCCCTGGTAGAAATCCCAATTGCCAATAA